In Zingiber officinale cultivar Zhangliang chromosome 1A, Zo_v1.1, whole genome shotgun sequence, a genomic segment contains:
- the LOC122026469 gene encoding uncharacterized protein LOC122026469, which yields MKILNLTCSSSGCERNWSVFEHIHSKKRNRLSQQRLNDLVYIKYNRALRRRYDMRDKIDPITLSEIDDSNEWLLGKLDDSDKDDDNDFVFEGEDLRWSDVAQASGVGESAYDFRSRNASSSKGTSSSALAKRKQSSAQTSLVNEEEINLDNETEEEDTDGYKSSDGADDIDLDNEDEEDDYFDI from the exons ATGAAGATTTTAAACCTCACGTGCTCTTCTTCAGGCTGTGAACGTAATTGGAGTGTTTTTGAACAT atacattctaagaaaagaaataggttgtcTCAACAACGGTTGAATGATTTGGTATATATCAAGTACAATAGAGCTTTGAGGAGAAGATATGACATGCGAGATAAGATTGATCCTATTACTTTGTCAGAGATAgatgatagtaatgaatggttgTTGGGAAAATTGGATGACAGTGATAAAGACGATGATAATGATTTTGtctttgaaggtgaagatttgcgTTGGAGTGATGTAGCACAAGCATCTGGGGTTGGTGAAAGTGCATATGACTTTCGATCTCGAAATGCGTCTTCTTCAAAAGGGACATCATCATCTGCATTAGCAAAAAGAAAGCAGTCTTCAGCTCAAACTAGTCTTGTAaatgaagaagaaattaatcttGATAATGAAACTGAAGAAGAAGATACTGATGGATACAAATCAAGCGATGGAGCTGATGACATAGATTTGgacaatgaagatgaagaagatgattattttgatatttga